One Bradyrhizobium sp. ISRA464 genomic window carries:
- a CDS encoding aminopeptidase P family protein — MFEAHFQTFEEPESGVALTARLGAFREELARRKLTGFVIPRADQQQNEYVAPSEERLAWLTGFTGSAGLAVVLARQAALFVDGRYTLQAGKQVDRKAWDIEPLVDPPPEHWVTRHLAAGDRLGFDPWLHTSAAAERLAAACAKAGAELVAVDSNPVDSIWHERPAPPLGPVSIHGPQFSGEIEAEKLKRIRIEIDKLGVDALVLSDSHAVAWTFNIRGADVSHTPLPLSYALVPKEGRPLVFIDHRKLSNLTRDHLEQSADVEEPAALTAKLTELAKRGASIALDSATAADALSRLIAGAGGKPVRGNDPVSALKAVKNMTEIEGTRTAHQRDAVALTRFLAWIDREAPSGGLTEIDTVEALETFRRQTAALKDVSFPTIAGTGPNGAIVHYRVTRKSNRRIEPGDLLLIDSGAQYEDGTTDVTRTIAIGQPTGEMRDRFTRVLRGHIAIARAIFPDGTTGAQLDTLARQYLWQAGVDFEHGTGHGVGSYLSVHEGPARISKLGTTPLKRGMILSNEPGYYKTDAYGIRIENLELVIGTDIKGAEKPVNAFETLTLAPIDRRLIEVSMLSEDELTWLNDYHARVNRVVRPHLDDNATKLWLDEATAALR, encoded by the coding sequence ATGTTCGAGGCTCATTTCCAGACGTTCGAAGAACCCGAAAGCGGCGTGGCGCTGACCGCCCGGCTGGGCGCCTTCCGCGAGGAGCTGGCGCGGCGCAAGCTGACGGGCTTCGTGATCCCCCGCGCCGACCAGCAGCAGAACGAATATGTCGCCCCGTCCGAGGAGCGGCTGGCCTGGCTGACCGGCTTCACCGGATCGGCGGGGCTCGCGGTCGTGCTGGCCAGGCAGGCCGCTTTGTTCGTCGACGGCCGCTACACCCTGCAGGCCGGCAAGCAGGTCGACCGCAAGGCCTGGGACATCGAGCCGCTGGTTGATCCGCCGCCGGAGCACTGGGTGACCCGGCATCTCGCCGCCGGCGACCGCCTCGGATTCGACCCGTGGCTGCACACATCGGCAGCAGCCGAACGGCTGGCGGCCGCCTGTGCCAAGGCCGGCGCGGAACTGGTCGCGGTCGACAGCAATCCCGTCGATTCGATCTGGCACGAACGGCCGGCGCCGCCGCTCGGTCCGGTTTCGATCCACGGTCCGCAATTCTCGGGCGAGATCGAGGCGGAGAAGCTCAAGCGCATCCGGATCGAGATCGACAAGCTCGGCGTCGATGCGCTGGTGCTCTCCGACAGCCACGCCGTGGCCTGGACCTTCAACATCCGCGGCGCCGACGTCTCGCACACGCCGCTGCCGCTGTCCTACGCGCTGGTGCCGAAGGAGGGCCGGCCGCTGGTGTTCATCGATCACCGCAAGCTGTCCAACTTGACGCGCGACCATCTCGAGCAATCCGCCGACGTCGAGGAGCCGGCGGCGCTGACGGCGAAGCTCACCGAGCTCGCCAAACGCGGCGCCTCGATCGCGCTCGATAGCGCGACCGCCGCCGACGCCTTGAGCCGGCTGATCGCGGGTGCCGGCGGCAAGCCGGTGCGCGGCAACGACCCGGTCAGCGCTTTGAAGGCGGTCAAGAACATGACCGAGATCGAGGGCACGCGCACCGCGCATCAGCGCGACGCCGTTGCATTGACGCGCTTCCTCGCCTGGATCGACCGCGAGGCCCCCTCGGGCGGGCTGACCGAGATCGACACCGTCGAGGCGCTGGAGACGTTCCGCCGCCAGACTGCGGCACTGAAGGACGTCTCGTTCCCGACCATCGCCGGCACCGGGCCGAACGGCGCCATCGTGCATTACCGCGTCACGCGCAAGAGCAACCGCCGGATCGAGCCCGGCGACCTGCTGCTGATCGATTCCGGGGCACAGTATGAGGACGGCACCACCGACGTCACCCGCACCATTGCGATCGGCCAGCCGACCGGCGAGATGCGCGACCGTTTCACCCGCGTGCTGCGCGGTCATATCGCGATCGCCCGCGCGATCTTTCCCGACGGCACCACCGGTGCGCAGCTCGACACCCTGGCGCGGCAATATCTGTGGCAGGCCGGCGTCGATTTCGAGCACGGCACCGGCCACGGCGTCGGCAGCTATCTCAGCGTGCACGAAGGGCCGGCGCGGATCTCCAAGCTCGGCACCACGCCGCTGAAGCGCGGCATGATCCTGTCCAACGAGCCCGGCTACTACAAGACCGACGCCTACGGCATCCGGATCGAGAACCTCGAGCTCGTGATCGGCACCGACATCAAGGGCGCGGAGAAGCCGGTCAACGCGTTCGAGACGCTGACGCTGGCGCCGATCGACCGCCGCCTGATCGAGGTGAGCATGCTGAGCGAGGACGAACTGACGTGGCTCAACGACTACCATGCCCGCGTCAATCGCGTGGTGCGCCCGCATCTCGACGACAACGCCACGAAACTGTGGCTCGATGAGGCGACGGCGGCACTGAGGTAG
- a CDS encoding 50S ribosomal protein L11 methyltransferase, giving the protein MTPSTHRASVTLPDESTAKRVVDALSEVFFEDQAAFAAFERPDGRWDVTVHFADAPDETLLRELVGQAARQDVAVAMTFDTVEAKDWVKASLEDLVPVPAGRFVVHGQHDRTKIPPNKLGIEIEAALAFGTGHHGTTRGCLLLLDHVLKAYQPRRVLDLGTGTGVLAIAAAKALHGRVLASDIDPPSVRVAEENARLNEAGHLVDVIQATGFAAPRFAEDGPFDLVLANILANPLRQLAGPMARHLASSAQVILSGLLTHQAPAVIAAYRARGLVPLRHLKIEGWSSLLLRAVQ; this is encoded by the coding sequence ATGACCCCCTCCACGCACCGCGCCAGTGTCACCCTTCCCGATGAATCGACCGCAAAGCGCGTCGTCGACGCGCTTTCCGAAGTGTTTTTCGAGGATCAGGCCGCTTTCGCAGCATTCGAGCGGCCTGACGGACGCTGGGACGTCACGGTCCATTTTGCCGACGCGCCGGACGAGACGTTGTTGCGCGAGCTGGTCGGGCAGGCTGCGCGACAGGATGTCGCAGTTGCCATGACATTCGACACCGTGGAGGCGAAGGACTGGGTGAAGGCCAGCCTTGAGGATCTCGTTCCGGTTCCGGCCGGCCGCTTCGTCGTCCACGGCCAGCATGACCGGACAAAGATACCGCCGAACAAGCTCGGCATCGAGATCGAGGCGGCGCTTGCCTTCGGCACTGGCCACCACGGCACCACGCGCGGCTGCCTGCTGCTGCTCGACCACGTGCTGAAAGCGTATCAGCCACGCCGCGTGCTCGATCTCGGCACGGGGACCGGGGTGCTGGCGATCGCCGCCGCCAAGGCGCTGCACGGCCGGGTGCTGGCGAGCGATATCGATCCGCCGTCGGTGCGAGTGGCCGAGGAGAACGCCCGGCTCAACGAGGCGGGACACCTGGTGGACGTGATCCAGGCCACCGGCTTTGCTGCGCCGCGGTTCGCCGAGGATGGGCCGTTCGATCTCGTGCTCGCCAACATCCTCGCCAATCCGCTCAGGCAACTGGCCGGGCCGATGGCGCGGCACCTCGCCTCGTCGGCGCAGGTCATCCTCTCCGGCCTGTTGACCCACCAAGCGCCGGCCGTCATCGCCGCCTACCGCGCGCGCGGGCTGGTGCCGCTGCGCCATCTCAAGATCGAGGGCTGGAGCAGCCTTCTGCTGCGCGCCGTGCAATGA
- a CDS encoding Flp family type IVb pilin, giving the protein MKAFVVKFLRNESGATAIEYGLIATGIAIAIIAAVNGVGTALSTTFSSISTSLK; this is encoded by the coding sequence ATGAAGGCATTTGTCGTAAAGTTCTTGCGGAATGAATCCGGCGCCACGGCCATCGAATACGGCCTGATCGCGACCGGCATCGCGATCGCCATCATCGCTGCGGTGAATGGCGTTGGCACGGCGCTGAGCACAACCTTCAGCTCGATCAGCACCTCGTTGAAGTAA